A DNA window from Theobroma cacao cultivar B97-61/B2 chromosome 5, Criollo_cocoa_genome_V2, whole genome shotgun sequence contains the following coding sequences:
- the LOC18599951 gene encoding thioredoxin-like 1-1, chloroplastic, protein MAEVLGKGNLFTTCDYRQKKNQGGGVSLFSKRISEFCLKKNSFPSLKVKSQALRTDFNGKQVCFLEKKSVNKRGFGQVPIKAQVRTGLIGRSQKWWEKGLQPNMKEVTSAQDLVDALMNAGDKLLVVDFFSPGCGGCKALHPKICQLAEMNPEVQFFQLNYEEHKSMCYSLNVHVLPFFRFYRGAHGRLCSFSCTNATIKKFKDALAKHTPDRCSLGPTKGLEEKELLALAANKDLSFNYTPKPVQPSPVPAQEEILVSKEVPSDSGTKLPFPLPTTSLKPKESEEKSMVGAGR, encoded by the exons aTGGCTGAGGTTTTGGGGAAGGGGAATCTGTTTACAACTTGTGACTACCGTCAGAAGAAGAATCAAGGTGGTGgagtttctttgttttctaaGAGGATTTCTGAGTTTTGTTTAAAGAAGAATAGTTTTCCTTCTTTGAAGGTGAAATCTCAGGCTTTGAGGACTGATTTTAATGGGAAACAAGTGTGCTTTTTGGAGAAGAAAAGTGTGAACAAGAGAGGGTTTGGTCAAGTTCCCATCAAAGCACAG GTGCGGACTGGCCTTATCGGCAGAAGTCAAAAGTGGTGGGAGAAGGGTCTGCAACCAAATATGAAAGAGGTGACATCTGCACAAGACCTGGTAGACGCTCTTATGAATGCTGGGGATAAACTTCTTGTAGTAGATTTCTTCTCCCCTGGTTGTGGTGGCTGCAAGGCTCTTCATCCGAAG ATATGTCAATTGGCAGAGATGAATCCGGAAGTGCAGTTTTTTCAGTTGAATTATGAGGAACATAAATCAATGTGCTATAGTCTGAATGTCCACGTGCTGCCTTTCTTCCGGTTCTATAGAGGAGCTCACGGGCGTCTATGCAGCTTTAGCTGCACCAATGCCACG ATCAAAAAATTCAAGGATGCATTGGCCAAGCACACACCAGATCGGTGCAGCCTAGGGCCGACAAAAGGGCTTGAGGAGAAGGAGCTTTTGGCATTGGCTGCCAACAAAGATCTTTCCTTCAACTACACACCAAAACCAGTTCAACCTTCACCTGTTCCTGCACAGGAAGAGATTCTGGTATCAAAAGAAGTTCCATCTGATTCCGGGACAAAGCTTCCTTTCCCTCTTCCTACAACATCCTTAAAGCCTAAAGAGAGTGAGGAGAAATCCATGGTTGGTGCTGGGAGatga
- the LOC18599952 gene encoding tyrosine-specific transport protein has product MLLPHHPSSIPDSLWRSRFNLHHLSTQLHRLSIPYTATFNDRPTTLFKTNQHSFSTLPSKNHHPLLLTTKCTPQSLALPVVSHDEGENSVETVKNQLPQEPQKQYKEKSFWGAVSLIIGTAVGPGMLGLPAATIKSGPLPSTIAILLSWVYVISSIILVAELSFAAMEEDGLAEVSFTGLATKALGGHFGAFVAVIYASLSFSLLVACVSGIGSIVCQWFPWMNLVLAHALFPLAVGTVIMFFPFKAIDFTNRLLCFLMLFSITALVAIGLSVARANVLRSFAHASWSLSSILPAIPVTVLTLGFHVITPFICKIAGNSVSETRKAVLIGGAVPLIMVLSWNLIVLGLAGTTSVTSPKDPISLLLSVNPSALSAVQGFAFSALATSLIGYAVSFPKQLLDTLELILAKTSLEKQNCYQSQLVSTGDGSGRVGFVIYSGQEDCGKIGKVSFGSNSIAASEDELLLRMTELKSFEMFVMPLVLTAPVLIASFFRSTFSRALDFAGVYANCFLFGILPPAMAYIQQSKKKLRLSILPGGDATLALLFSIAVILGIWH; this is encoded by the exons ATGCTACTTCCTCACCACCCATCATCCATTCCCGACTCATTGTGGAGGTCAAGATTTAATCTTCATCACCTCAGCACCCAGCTTCACAGGCTATCCATTCCCTACACAGCAACATTCAATGATAGGCCAACCACATTGTTCAAAACAAATCAACATTCCTTCTCTACATTACCCTCCAAGAATCACCATCCTCTCCTTTTAACTACAAAATGTACACCCCAAAGTTTGGCACTTCCTGTTGTTTCCCATGATGAAGGGGAAAATAGTGTAGAAACAGTGAAGAATCAGCTACCACAAGAACCACAGAAACAATACAAGGAGAAGAGCTTCTGGGGTGCTGTTAGTTTGATTATTGGTACTGCAGTGGGGCCTGGAATGCTGGGTTTGCCAGCTGCAACAATAAAATCAGGTCCACTTCCGTCAACCATTGCCATTCTTCTTTCTTGGGTTTATGTTATTTCCTCCATCATTCTTGTTGCAGAGCTTAGTTTTGCCGCAATGGAAGAAGATGGACTTGCAGAGGTGAGCTTTACTGGCCTTGCAACAAAGGCATTAGGAGGTCATTTTGGTGCGTTTGTTGCAGTCATTTATGCCTCCCTGAGTTTTTCTTTGTTAGTGGCTTGTGTTTCAGGCATTGGTTCAATAGTGTGTCAATGGTTTCCCTGGATGAATTTGGTATTGGCTCATGCTCTGTTTCCTCTTGCTGTTGGAACTGTTATCATGTTCTTTCCATTTAAGGCCATTGATTTTACAAACAGGCTTTTATGCTTCCTCATGCTTTTCTCCATAACTGCGTTAGTGGCCATTGGTTTATCCGTGGCCAGAGCAAATGTGTTACGCTCCTTTGCTCATGCCTCATGGAGTTTGTCATCTATTTTGCCAGCGATACCTGTCACTGTACTCACATTAGGGTTCCATGTCATCACTCCTTTTATTTGCAAGATTGCTGGAAATTCTGTATCCGAGACTCGAAAAGCAGTACTGATTGGAGGGGCTGTTCCATTGATTATGGTTCTCTCATGGAATTTGATTGTTTTAGGGCTTGCTGGAACTACCTCAGTTACCTCACCAAAAGACCCTATATCCCTATTACTTTCTGTGAATCCTTCTGCTTTATCTGCAGTTCAAGGCTTTGCTTTCTCTGCTTTAGCAACTAGCCTGATAGGATATGCTGTAAGCTTTCCAAAGCAACTTCTTGATACCTTGGAGTTAATTTTAGCGAAAACAAGTTTAGAAAAGCAAAACTGTTATCAGTCTCAGTTGGTCTCTACGGGTGATGGCTCTGGGAGAGTTGGTTTTGTGATTTATTCGGGTCAGGAGGATTGCGGAAAAATTGGGAAAGTTTCATTTGGCTCAAACAGTATTGCTGCCTCAGAAGATGAACTACTGTTAAGAATGACTGAGcttaaatcatttgaaatgtTTGTAATGCCACTAGTTCTCACTGCTCCAGTTCTCATAGCTTCCTTCTTCCGCTCAACCTTTTCCAGAGCCCTTGATTTTGCTGGGGTTTATGCAAACTGCTTCCTGTTTGGCATCCTTCCTCCAGCAATGGCATACATACAGCAATCAAAGAAGAAGCTAAG GTTGTCTATCCTCCCGGGAGGAGATGCCACACTTGCACTACTGTTCAGCATTGCTGTCATTTTGGGGATTTGGCATTAG
- the LOC18599953 gene encoding pentatricopeptide repeat-containing protein At1g09220, mitochondrial, whose amino-acid sequence MLKLTEPPFPSKIKFSLRFLHSFPSSSPTESQLSLSPQHKQNYQKYFLFSFLNKNPTKQRVPKQVHSQLLTTASISHSLRLFNALLRCYSFSENPKDAIFLYQQVQSCYLYLKFDSFTYAFLIKACANLNDVVLGKQFHGVEIKMGFESHPYVQTGLVNMYVESGGLVECKKVFDEMPEKNRVTWNVMITGLAKQGDIEFARFLFEKMPDRDIVSWSGIIDGYTRMNQYRNALGLFRRMVVDDVVEPSYITVLAILPAVWNIGDIRMCRLIHGYGKKRGFHVSDIRIMNSFIDTYAKCGCMMSALRFFEEISADMKNLVSWTSLISGFALHGMGKEAVESFQRMEQVGWKPNRVTFLSVLNACSHGGLVEEGLKFFEKMVNECQILPDVKHYGCLVDMLGRAGRLEEAERIALEIPCEIASDVVWRILLGACSFYGNVEVGERVTTKIMEIERGNGGDYVLMSNILAGAGRFRDAESLRRLMDERNAIKVPGSSLV is encoded by the coding sequence ATGTTGAAGTTAACCGAACCTCCCTTTCCctccaaaattaaattttctctACGGTTCCTTCATTCATTTCCCTCTTCCTCCCCAACCGAATCCCAGCTTTCCCTTTCACCTCAACACAAACAAAACTATCAAAAATACTTCCTTTTCTCATTCTTAAACAAAAACCCAACAAAACAAAGAGTCCCAAAACAAGTCCACTCTCAGTTACTCACAACAGCCTCGATTTCCCACTCTCTTAGACTCTTCAACGCTTTACTTAGATGCTATTCTTTTAGTGAAAATCCCAAAGATGCCATCTTTCTTTACCAACAAGTCCAAAGTTGCTACCTTTACTTGAAATTTGATAGCTTTACATATGCATTCCTTATCAAAGCTTGTGCTAATTTGAATGACGTAGTTCTAGGCAAACAGTTTCATGGggttgaaataaaaatgggtTTTGAGTCCCATCCCTATGTGCAGACTGGGTTGGTTAATATGTATGTAGAAAGTGGAGGTTTGGTTGAGTGTAAAAaagtgtttgatgaaatgccTGAGAAGAATCGTGTTACTTGGAATGTGATGATCACTGGCTTGGCCAAGCAAGGGGATATTGAGTTTGCTcgttttttgtttgaaaagaTGCCGGATAGGGATATTGTTTCGTGGAGTGGGATAATTGATGGGTACACAAGGATGAACCAGTATAGGAACGCTTTAGGTTTGTTTCGAAGGATGGTTGTGGATGATGTGGTTGAACCTTCTTACATAACGGTCTTGGCTATTTTACCTGCTGTTTGGAATATTGGTGATATCAGGATGTGTCGGTTGATTCATGGTTATGGAAAGAAGAGAGGGTTTCATGTGTCTGATATTCGTATCATGAATTCATTTATTGATACGTATGCAAAATGTGGGTGCATGATGAGTGCGTTGAGGTTTTTTGAAGAGATTTCGGCTGATATGAAAAATTTGGTTTCCTGGACATCGTTGATTTCTGGTTTTGCATTGCATGGGATGGGGAAAGAAGCTGTTGAGAGTTTTCAAAGGATGGAGCAAGTAGGTTGGAAGCCAAATAGGGTTACTTTCTTGAGTGTTTTGAATGCTTGTAGTCACGGAGGTCTGGTTGAGGAGGGCCTCAAGTTTTTCGAAAAGATGGTTAATGAGTGTCAAATCTTGCCTGACGTTAAGCACTATGGGTGCTTAGTTGACATGTTAGGGAGGGCGGGGAGGTTGGAAGAAGCAGAAAGGATTGCTCTAGAGATTCCTTGCGAGATAGCGAGTGACGTGGTTTGGAGAATACTTTTGGGTGCCTGTAGCTTCTATGGTAATGTTGAGGTGGGTGAAAGGGTGACAACAAAGATAATGGAGATTGAGAGGGGAAATGGAGGTGACTATGTTCTTATGTCAAATATCCTTGCTGGTGCTGGAAGGTTTAGAGATGCTGAGAGCTTGAGGAGGTTGATGGATGAGAGGAATGCCATCAAAGTTCCGGGCTCTAGTTTGGTCTGA
- the LOC18599954 gene encoding U11/U12 small nuclear ribonucleoprotein 65 kDa protein isoform X1 has protein sequence MAAVPSSQPFSNPQMQHFGYQGVEGTTSNPHELESVTTLLIRHLPEAIPHDTLLRLFSHYGASSVRPCSSGKLRNCAFVDFKNEALASQAQRQLNGLRFLGKVLSVERASKTTEDNKPQQTGVQPGKDFPQSASMVKDASLARDLNQGSRLRSVPTSEPIAPRLGVDYPFPPHLEYAYPPPDGNILTNIVNALIAVPRFYTQVLHLMNKMNIPAPFRMALPTPPLPPSVPAPQPPPPPPLPASTPTEPHFADASSSESEMESSDEEVNDKGTAKSARKRARREAIVGPAIDKSVAHEAVGVKPATLIPKEIPFIKKKNPVLQIKIAPKHIPNEQKDDDDDYKRISEEPNEEDSDAKCFATADELEKGKLPPEEILSLPMFKNYAAGNPASVLYIKNLAKDVVPEDFYFIFGSLFGSIDAAKSGLNVKLMQEGRMRGQAFVTFPAVELAHHALNLVNGYVFKGKPIIIQFGRNPATAKTN, from the exons ATGGCTGCTGTTCCATCCTCACAGCCTTTTAGCAATCCCCAAATGCAGCATTTTGGTTACCAAGGTGTAGAAGGAACAACATCAAACCCTCATGAATTGGAATCTGTAACAACCCTTTTGATTCGGCATCTTCCTGAGGCTATTCCTCATGACACCCTTTTGCGGCTTTTCTCTCACTATGGTGCATCCTCTGTTCGTCCTTGCTCTAGTGGAAA GTTGAGAAACTGTGCATTTGTGGATTTCAAAAATGAAGCATTGGCTTCTCAAGCTCAGCGTCAGTTAAATGG CCTGAGGTTTCTTGGTAAAGTCTTATCAGTGGAGAGAGCTAGTAAGACAACTGAGGATAATAAACCTCAGCAAACCGGAGTTCAGCCTGGAAAGGATTTTCCACAATCTGCATCAATGGTGAAAGATGCTAGCTTGGCTAGAGACCTGAATCAAGGTTCAAGATTAAGATCAGTACCTACTAGTGAACCAATTGCTCCTAGACTTGGAGTAGACTATCCATTTCCTCCTCACCTTGA ATATGCATACCCTCCACCAGATGGAAATATTTTGACCAATATCGTTAATGCTCTTATTGCTGTTCCTCGCTTCTATACACAG GTGTTGCACCtaatgaataaaatgaatattccAGCTCCATTTCGTATGGCTTTGCCCACACCGCCTCTGCCACCTTCAGTACCTGCGCCACAGCCACCGCCCCCACCCCCACTTCCTGCTTCCACACCTACAGAGCCTCATTTTGCAGATGCATCTTCTAGTGAATCAGAAATGGAGTCTTCGGATGAG GAGGTCAATGACAAGGGTACGGCAAAATCTGCACGTAAGCGTGCCAGGCGGGAAGCTATTGTAGGCCCTGCAATTGATAAAAGTGTGGCTCATGAGGCTGTTGGAGTGAAACCTGCCACCTTGATCCCAAAAGAAATCCCAttcataaaaaagaagaacccTGTATTACAG ATCAAAATTGCTCCTAAACACATTCCTAATGAACagaaagatgatgatgatgactaCAAACGGATTTCGGAGGAACCTAATGAGGAGGATTCAGATGCTAAATGCTTTGCTACTGCAGATGAGTTGGAAAAGGGAAAGTTGCCTCCAGAAGAAATATTATCACTTCCAATGTTTAAG AACTATGCAGCTGGGAATCCTGCTTCTGTGTTGTATATAAAGAACTTGGCAAAGGATGTTGTTCCTGAAGATTTCTACTTCATCTTCG GATCATTATTTGGAAGCATTGATGCAGCGAAATCCGGTCTTAATGTGAAGCTAATGCAG GAGGGAAGGATGAGGGGCCAAGCTTTTGTGACATTTCCAGCAGTTGAACTTGCCCACCATGCTTTG AACCTTGTTAATGGGTATGTGTTCAAAGGCAAACCAATAATCATCCAGTTTGGTCGAAATCCTGCCACTGcgaaaacaaattaa
- the LOC18599954 gene encoding U11/U12 small nuclear ribonucleoprotein 65 kDa protein isoform X2: MQHFGYQGVEGTTSNPHELESVTTLLIRHLPEAIPHDTLLRLFSHYGASSVRPCSSGKLRNCAFVDFKNEALASQAQRQLNGLRFLGKVLSVERASKTTEDNKPQQTGVQPGKDFPQSASMVKDASLARDLNQGSRLRSVPTSEPIAPRLGVDYPFPPHLEYAYPPPDGNILTNIVNALIAVPRFYTQVLHLMNKMNIPAPFRMALPTPPLPPSVPAPQPPPPPPLPASTPTEPHFADASSSESEMESSDEEVNDKGTAKSARKRARREAIVGPAIDKSVAHEAVGVKPATLIPKEIPFIKKKNPVLQIKIAPKHIPNEQKDDDDDYKRISEEPNEEDSDAKCFATADELEKGKLPPEEILSLPMFKNYAAGNPASVLYIKNLAKDVVPEDFYFIFGSLFGSIDAAKSGLNVKLMQEGRMRGQAFVTFPAVELAHHALNLVNGYVFKGKPIIIQFGRNPATAKTN; this comes from the exons ATGCAGCATTTTGGTTACCAAGGTGTAGAAGGAACAACATCAAACCCTCATGAATTGGAATCTGTAACAACCCTTTTGATTCGGCATCTTCCTGAGGCTATTCCTCATGACACCCTTTTGCGGCTTTTCTCTCACTATGGTGCATCCTCTGTTCGTCCTTGCTCTAGTGGAAA GTTGAGAAACTGTGCATTTGTGGATTTCAAAAATGAAGCATTGGCTTCTCAAGCTCAGCGTCAGTTAAATGG CCTGAGGTTTCTTGGTAAAGTCTTATCAGTGGAGAGAGCTAGTAAGACAACTGAGGATAATAAACCTCAGCAAACCGGAGTTCAGCCTGGAAAGGATTTTCCACAATCTGCATCAATGGTGAAAGATGCTAGCTTGGCTAGAGACCTGAATCAAGGTTCAAGATTAAGATCAGTACCTACTAGTGAACCAATTGCTCCTAGACTTGGAGTAGACTATCCATTTCCTCCTCACCTTGA ATATGCATACCCTCCACCAGATGGAAATATTTTGACCAATATCGTTAATGCTCTTATTGCTGTTCCTCGCTTCTATACACAG GTGTTGCACCtaatgaataaaatgaatattccAGCTCCATTTCGTATGGCTTTGCCCACACCGCCTCTGCCACCTTCAGTACCTGCGCCACAGCCACCGCCCCCACCCCCACTTCCTGCTTCCACACCTACAGAGCCTCATTTTGCAGATGCATCTTCTAGTGAATCAGAAATGGAGTCTTCGGATGAG GAGGTCAATGACAAGGGTACGGCAAAATCTGCACGTAAGCGTGCCAGGCGGGAAGCTATTGTAGGCCCTGCAATTGATAAAAGTGTGGCTCATGAGGCTGTTGGAGTGAAACCTGCCACCTTGATCCCAAAAGAAATCCCAttcataaaaaagaagaacccTGTATTACAG ATCAAAATTGCTCCTAAACACATTCCTAATGAACagaaagatgatgatgatgactaCAAACGGATTTCGGAGGAACCTAATGAGGAGGATTCAGATGCTAAATGCTTTGCTACTGCAGATGAGTTGGAAAAGGGAAAGTTGCCTCCAGAAGAAATATTATCACTTCCAATGTTTAAG AACTATGCAGCTGGGAATCCTGCTTCTGTGTTGTATATAAAGAACTTGGCAAAGGATGTTGTTCCTGAAGATTTCTACTTCATCTTCG GATCATTATTTGGAAGCATTGATGCAGCGAAATCCGGTCTTAATGTGAAGCTAATGCAG GAGGGAAGGATGAGGGGCCAAGCTTTTGTGACATTTCCAGCAGTTGAACTTGCCCACCATGCTTTG AACCTTGTTAATGGGTATGTGTTCAAAGGCAAACCAATAATCATCCAGTTTGGTCGAAATCCTGCCACTGcgaaaacaaattaa
- the LOC18599955 gene encoding NAC domain-containing protein 92: MEEAIVVNKGEDLIDLPPGFRFHPTDEEIITHYLTEKVMNSNFSASAIGEVDLNKCEPWDLPKKAKMGEKEWYFFCQRDRKYPTGMRTNRATEAGYWKATGKDKEIYKGKGCLVGMKKTLVFYKGRAPKGEKSNWVMHEYRLEGKFSYYNLPKGAKDEWVVCRVFHKNIGIKKPIPDQLLRMNSFGDDLMDYASLPPLMDPTYSNKAGSSFTDGQNEFKAIDTTPMPRSSEGNYPGSSNFPTMNNNQNFLQAPNNHYHQTGSSMFNPQIPIQNPILFHQGTPNSAYSHQGRTSGSASSNYSTGFGGNDQAILRALAANNSADTRKADRQCKVEQFSSNQSMVSLSQDTGLSTEINNTEISSVLSKRMELGSSKSYEDIEDLGCLWDY, from the exons ATGGAAGAAGCTATCGTTGTTAACAAAGGAGAAGACCTCATCGATTTGCCGCCTGGTTTCCGGTTTCACCCTACGGATGAGGAGATCATAACTCATTATCTTACAGAGAAGGTAATGAACAGCAACTTCAGTGCAAGTGCTATTGGTGAAGTTGATTTGAACAAGTGTGAACCTTGGGATTTGCCTA AGAAAGCTAAGATGGGAGAGAAAGAATGGTACTTCTTTTGCCAGAGAGATAGGAAGTATCCGACCGGGATGAGAACAAATCGAGCAACTGAAGCGGGATATTGGAAGGCAACTGGCAAGGATAAAGAGATTTACAAAGGAAAAGGTTGCCTTGTTGGGATGAAGAAGACCCTTGTATTCTACAAAGGGAGAGCTCCCAAAGGAGAGAAAAGCAATTGGGTCATGCATGAATATAGGCTTGAAGGCAAATTCTCTTACTATAATCTCCCCAAGGGTGCAAAG GATGAATGGGTTGTTTGTAGGGTTTTCCACAAGAATATAGGGATCAAGAAACCAATTCCTGATCAGCTGTTAAGAATGAATTCTTTCGGAGATGATCTTATGGACTATGCGTCACTGCCACCTCTCATGGATCCTACTTACTCCAACAAAGCCGGCTCGAGCTTTACCGATGGTCAAAATGAATTCAAGGCCATCGACACGACCCCAATGCCAAGATCCTCAGAAGGAAACTATCCCGGCAGCTCCAACTTCCCCACAATGAATAATAATCAAAACTTTCTTCAGGCTCCCAATAACCATTATCATCAGACAGGAAGCTCTATGTTCAACCCTCAAATTCCAATCCAAAATCCTATTCTCTTCCATCAAGGCACCCCAAATTCTGCCTACTCGCACCAAGGGAGGACAAGCGGATCAGCTTCAAGCAATTACAGCACCGGCTTCGGAGGCAATGATCAGGCGATTCTAAGAGCATTGGCTGCCAATAACAGTGCTGACACACGTAAAGCTGACAGGCAGTGCAAGGTGGAGCAGTTTTCATCAAATCAGTCCATGGTCAGTCTCTCACAAGATACCGGCCTCAGCACTGAAATCAACAACACTGAGATTTCATCTGTGCTTTCCAAGAGGATGGAACTTGGGAGCAGCAAATCTTATGAAGATATAGAAGATTTGGGGTGTTTATGGGACTACTAA
- the LOC18599956 gene encoding early nodulin-75 isoform X1, whose translation MEYPFGHNHRHTHHNRNDDRENEERQPPCHHHNEFVPPSQPPQHQHNEFASPPHYQPTSFDGPSPPPPSPYFQQPGFAAPPPAQPPSYHQQTVYPPPPSHVTHLHHSGGTQQPDYSSSNYSPPAAHVTHVAHETSHQRVDHQIEGHHSFRPHLPSIPHDHSHSASLSELSKKPTVKVYCKANPGFHLTIRDGKVILAPSDPSDEFQHWYKDEKYSTRAKDEVGFPSFALVNKVTGQAIKHSVGATHPVQLTPYKSDQLDESILWSESTDLGDGYRAVRMINNIRLNVDAFNGDKKSGGVHDGTTIVLWQWNKGDNQRWKIVPY comes from the exons ATGGAATACCCTTTTGGTCACAACCACCGTCACACTCACCACAATAGAAATGATGATCGGGAAAACGAAGAAAGGCAACCACCATGTCATCACCACAACGAATTTGTTCCACCATCACAACCACCGCAGCATCAACACAATGAATTTGCTTCACCACCACACTACCAACCAACTAGCTTTGATGGGCcatcaccaccaccaccatccCCATACTTCCAGCAACCTGGCTTTGCAGCACCCCCACCTGCCCAGCCACCATCTTACCACCAACAAACTGTATATCCACCACCGCCAAGCCATGTTACCCATCTGCACCATAGTGGTGGTACCCAGCAGCCTGACTATAGTTCATCCAACTACTCACCACCAGCAGCACATGTGACACATGTTGCACATGAAACTAGCCATCAAAGGGTTGATCATCAAATTGAAGGTCATCATTCTTTCAGGCCCCACTTACCATCTATCCCTCACGATCACTCTCATTCTGCTTCTCTTTCTGAGCTCTCCAAGAAACCTACTGTTAAAGTCTACTGCAAAGCTAATCCTGGCTTTCATCTTACCATAAGAGATGGCAAGGTCATTCTTGCCCCATCCGATCCCTCTGATGAGTTCCAG CACTGGTACAAAGATGAGAAGTACAGCACCAGAGCGAAAGATGAGGTGGGTTTCCCCAGCTTTGCTCTGGTTAATAAGGTCACTGGTCAAGCCATTAAGCATTCCGTTGGAGCTACTCATCCT GTGCAACTGACACCTTACAAGTCAGATCAGCTTGATGAGTCCATACTATGGAGTGAGAGCACGGACTTGGGTGATGGTTATAGAGCTGTAAGAATGATTAATAACATTCGCCTGAATGTGGATGCTTTCAATGGTGATAAGAAATCTGGTGGAGTCCATGATGGTACTACTATTGTTCTGTGGCAATGGAACAAGGGAGATAACCAGCGATGGAAGATTGTACCATATT GA
- the LOC18599956 gene encoding early nodulin-75 isoform X2, producing MEYPFGHNHRHTHHNRNDDRENEERQPPCHHHNEFVPPSQPPQHQHNEFASPPHYQPTSFDGPSPPPPSPYFQQPGFAAPPPAQPPSYHQQTVYPPPPSHVTHLHHSGGTQQPDYSSSNYSPPAAHVTHVAHETSHQRVDHQIEGHHSFRPHLPSIPHDHSHSASLSELSKKPTVKVYCKANPGFHLTIRDGKVILAPSDPSDEFQHWYKDEKYSTRAKDEVGFPSFALVNKVTGQAIKHSVGATHPVQLTPYKSDQLDESILWSESTDLGDGYRAVRMINNIRLNVDAFNGDKKSGGVHDGTTIVLWQWNKGDNQRWKIVPY from the exons ATGGAATACCCTTTTGGTCACAACCACCGTCACACTCACCACAATAGAAATGATGATCGGGAAAACGAAGAAAGGCAACCACCATGTCATCACCACAACGAATTTGTTCCACCATCACAACCACCGCAGCATCAACACAATGAATTTGCTTCACCACCACACTACCAACCAACTAGCTTTGATGGGCcatcaccaccaccaccatccCCATACTTCCAGCAACCTGGCTTTGCAGCACCCCCACCTGCCCAGCCACCATCTTACCACCAACAAACTGTATATCCACCACCGCCAAGCCATGTTACCCATCTGCACCATAGTGGTGGTACCCAGCAGCCTGACTATAGTTCATCCAACTACTCACCACCAGCAGCACATGTGACACATGTTGCACATGAAACTAGCCATCAAAGGGTTGATCATCAAATTGAAGGTCATCATTCTTTCAGGCCCCACTTACCATCTATCCCTCACGATCACTCTCATTCTGCTTCTCTTTCTGAGCTCTCCAAGAAACCTACTGTTAAAGTCTACTGCAAAGCTAATCCTGGCTTTCATCTTACCATAAGAGATGGCAAGGTCATTCTTGCCCCATCCGATCCCTCTGATGAGTTCCAG CACTGGTACAAAGATGAGAAGTACAGCACCAGAGCGAAAGATGAGGTGGGTTTCCCCAGCTTTGCTCTGGTTAATAAGGTCACTGGTCAAGCCATTAAGCATTCCGTTGGAGCTACTCATCCT GTGCAACTGACACCTTACAAGTCAGATCAGCTTGATGAGTCCATACTATGGAGTGAGAGCACGGACTTGGGTGATGGTTATAGAGCTGTAAGAATGATTAATAACATTCGCCTGAATGTGGATGCTTTCAATGGTGATAAGAAATCTGGTGGAGTCCATGATGGTACTACTATTGTTCTGTGGCAATGGAACAAGGGAGATAACCAGCGATGGAAGATTGTACCATATT AA